A window of the Mesotoga prima MesG1.Ag.4.2 genome harbors these coding sequences:
- a CDS encoding PH domain-containing protein: METIVFKFSLPTSAIMLNIGIVVFVAVIFVFSLFKTKGWQKTISLIIIGSLFVFFIFLFLIFPFTNAVKFDGENVVLNALPFGRKTIAIDSAEIVGIIDWTEERDFEPTVRTNGASTGLYKVGWFRLRNGSKAFIMTARSKAFVMKSEDIYYLISPDELQEFADVIYSN; the protein is encoded by the coding sequence ATGGAGACAATCGTGTTCAAGTTTTCATTACCCACATCTGCGATTATGCTGAATATTGGAATCGTTGTTTTTGTTGCGGTGATATTCGTTTTCTCTCTATTCAAGACAAAGGGCTGGCAGAAGACTATTTCACTAATAATCATAGGCAGTCTGTTCGTCTTCTTCATATTTCTCTTCCTGATATTTCCATTCACAAACGCCGTGAAATTTGACGGCGAAAACGTTGTTCTGAATGCACTTCCCTTCGGAAGAAAGACGATAGCAATAGATTCAGCTGAAATCGTTGGAATTATCGACTGGACTGAAGAGAGGGACTTCGAGCCGACGGTAAGAACCAACGGAGCATCTACAGGCCTATACAAAGTGGGCTGGTTCCGACTCAGAAATGGCTCCAAGGCCTTCATCATGACTGCAAGATCGAAAGCCTTCGTCATGAAATCCGAGGATATTTACTACTTGATCTCTCCGGATGAGCTTCAGGAATTTGCCGATGTAATTTATTCAAATTAG
- a CDS encoding tetratricopeptide repeat-containing diguanylate cyclase, whose amino-acid sequence MTEKRSIKEIMKAYSEVPDKDFRQKLKILNELSQTMFKEGKPLLASETVKAELSRIEAPACIELANITHNMIKYSCVVGNYDASIEYALKAVDLFKEFGTADDVNDVIGNIGGVYVYMERFEESLEYTDKALEYARAIGDDLAVANFQNNKAVALKGLERFEEAMDCLNKAIEIKLSLRKKADLCNSYFNLSEVLISAERYDEVPAIFKKTEPLVKEIEDPAGSAEFDFLKAQYYMGTGNYAKALEKIESYIEYQKESGSMSKVPGALRNKIKIHEELGEEGLALETYRELDLLSQRTYKETCSARAAELAASFRFQQKMHEIQLLSNQNLELQEAKTTIEKQYEELLEIDSKLKKANELLEKQAEIDPLTGLLNQKKMYPIIEREINRATRYGTPLSMIMIDLDNFKNVNDTYGHLQGDILLKNVAGIIRSSLRKVDFVFRYGGEEFLVLLPSSDLQMASSTADRLRDELAKTTYPKVTMSAGVSSWSGEDATHFIQKTDHLLYAAKGKGKNRVEFQKGS is encoded by the coding sequence ATGACCGAGAAGAGATCGATCAAAGAGATTATGAAAGCCTATTCAGAAGTCCCCGATAAGGATTTCCGGCAAAAGCTCAAAATTTTGAATGAGCTTTCTCAGACTATGTTCAAAGAGGGCAAGCCTCTTCTCGCATCGGAGACTGTTAAAGCCGAGCTTTCTAGAATTGAAGCCCCGGCATGTATCGAGCTGGCAAACATTACGCATAACATGATTAAGTACTCATGCGTTGTGGGCAATTATGATGCATCTATCGAGTATGCATTGAAGGCAGTTGACCTTTTCAAGGAGTTCGGAACGGCCGACGATGTCAACGACGTGATTGGAAACATTGGTGGCGTATATGTCTACATGGAGCGTTTTGAAGAATCTCTCGAGTACACCGACAAGGCTCTAGAATACGCTAGAGCAATAGGTGATGATCTCGCAGTAGCTAACTTTCAGAACAATAAAGCCGTCGCACTGAAAGGTCTGGAAAGATTTGAAGAAGCCATGGATTGCTTGAACAAGGCGATAGAAATAAAGCTCTCTCTACGAAAGAAAGCAGATCTCTGCAACAGCTACTTCAATCTCTCCGAAGTGCTGATCAGCGCGGAAAGGTATGACGAAGTTCCCGCGATCTTCAAGAAAACCGAACCTCTAGTCAAAGAAATCGAAGATCCTGCAGGGTCTGCTGAATTCGATTTTCTTAAGGCTCAGTACTACATGGGAACTGGCAACTATGCAAAGGCTCTGGAAAAAATCGAAAGTTATATAGAGTATCAGAAAGAGTCTGGAAGCATGTCGAAAGTGCCTGGCGCACTAAGAAATAAGATTAAGATTCATGAAGAGCTTGGAGAAGAGGGGCTGGCTCTCGAAACGTACAGGGAACTTGACCTCTTGTCCCAAAGAACTTACAAGGAAACCTGCAGTGCCAGGGCCGCTGAGCTGGCGGCTTCATTCAGATTTCAGCAGAAGATGCACGAAATACAGTTACTGAGCAATCAGAACTTAGAACTTCAGGAAGCAAAGACAACTATCGAAAAGCAATATGAAGAACTTCTCGAAATCGACAGCAAACTCAAGAAGGCAAATGAGCTACTCGAGAAACAGGCCGAGATAGATCCATTGACCGGCCTCCTCAACCAGAAGAAGATGTACCCCATAATAGAAAGAGAGATAAATAGAGCCACAAGATACGGGACTCCTCTATCCATGATCATGATAGATCTTGACAACTTCAAAAACGTCAACGATACTTATGGTCACCTGCAGGGGGACATCCTTCTCAAGAATGTGGCGGGCATAATCAGGTCTTCTCTAAGAAAGGTTGACTTCGTTTTCAGGTATGGTGGCGAGGAATTTCTTGTTCTTTTGCCCTCAAGCGATTTGCAAATGGCAAGTTCTACCGCAGATCGTCTCCGGGATGAGCTGGCCAAGACCACATATCCTAAGGTGACGATGAGCGCTGGTGTCTCCAGCTGGTCAGGCGAAGATGCGACTCATTTCATTCAAAAGACCGACCACCTGTTATACGCAGCGAAAGGCAAAGGAAAGAACAGAGTCGAATTTCAGAAAGGCTCTTGA
- a CDS encoding arylsulfatase — MEIQSSRLLRKVLIGATGSALALTSALAANYEDTMPLETVKPAPNLEEVLPHPEQREEAMAKLAEFESRTGKRPNILVYLMDDVGWGDLGVYGGGVAVGAPTPNMDALARDGLMLTSAYSQPSSSPTRATLLTGQLPVRHGILRPTLYNEPGGLTNAVTLAQLLSDAGYVTQAVGKWHMGENPGSQPQNVGFDDFSGFLSVSDLYTEWRDPYFYPEIATSEERTEMIREWAFEKYWVHAEKGGTIEQVKEIDIEVSSHLDEYWKDYSIEFIEKMADSDQPFFLYHCTRGAHFDNYPRDEYEGSSPAKQVYKDTIVELDDILGELVAALERTGQLENTLIFIASDNGPEMESWPDSAYSPFRGAKGSTWEGGVRVPAIFYWKGMIEPGRASDGLFDIADIFNTCLTLAGATDSIPTDRFIDGVDQTSFLLAEEGLSNRKYIYYWLMSYFSAVRVAEYKYVQFAESDSGEGIVNPGGFTGYIMAFPYYHLYNLYLDPKEEHNVSIRKLVFTDLFLEAMKKHIDTFLEYPPVVEIITGH; from the coding sequence ATGGAAATTCAAAGTTCCAGGTTACTGAGAAAAGTGCTTATTGGAGCCACCGGAAGCGCTCTCGCTCTCACATCTGCGCTTGCGGCCAACTATGAAGACACTATGCCGCTCGAAACCGTGAAGCCGGCCCCGAATCTGGAGGAGGTATTACCTCATCCGGAGCAGAGAGAAGAAGCAATGGCGAAGTTGGCCGAATTTGAGAGCAGAACTGGGAAACGGCCCAACATACTTGTATACCTAATGGATGATGTCGGTTGGGGGGACCTTGGTGTTTATGGTGGAGGTGTCGCTGTAGGAGCGCCGACTCCAAACATGGATGCACTTGCAAGAGACGGACTCATGCTTACTTCTGCTTATTCGCAACCTTCTTCTTCACCAACCAGGGCGACTCTTCTTACGGGACAGCTCCCAGTCAGGCATGGAATACTAAGGCCAACGCTGTACAACGAGCCCGGAGGACTGACAAATGCAGTTACACTTGCCCAGTTGTTGAGCGATGCCGGTTACGTTACTCAAGCTGTTGGAAAATGGCACATGGGAGAGAATCCCGGTTCTCAGCCTCAAAACGTTGGATTTGATGACTTCTCGGGTTTTCTCAGTGTGTCGGACCTGTACACAGAGTGGCGGGATCCATACTTCTACCCCGAAATTGCCACCAGCGAAGAGAGAACCGAGATGATACGGGAGTGGGCTTTCGAGAAGTACTGGGTTCACGCAGAAAAGGGCGGCACAATCGAACAGGTTAAAGAGATAGATATCGAGGTATCTTCACATCTAGACGAGTACTGGAAAGACTACTCGATTGAATTTATTGAAAAGATGGCCGATAGCGACCAGCCGTTCTTCCTTTACCACTGCACGAGGGGAGCTCACTTTGACAACTATCCCAGAGACGAGTATGAGGGGTCGTCTCCGGCCAAGCAGGTTTACAAAGACACAATAGTCGAACTTGACGACATACTGGGTGAGCTGGTCGCAGCGCTCGAGAGAACTGGACAACTCGAGAACACACTGATTTTCATCGCGTCCGACAACGGCCCAGAGATGGAATCATGGCCGGACAGCGCTTATTCGCCGTTTAGAGGTGCGAAAGGTTCAACCTGGGAAGGTGGCGTCAGAGTACCCGCAATCTTCTACTGGAAGGGAATGATAGAACCTGGACGGGCCTCCGACGGCCTCTTCGACATTGCCGATATCTTCAATACATGCCTTACACTTGCGGGCGCAACCGATTCTATCCCTACAGACAGGTTTATCGACGGAGTAGACCAGACTTCATTCCTCCTAGCCGAGGAGGGACTCTCAAACAGGAAGTACATCTACTACTGGCTTATGAGCTACTTCTCTGCCGTAAGGGTAGCCGAGTACAAATACGTACAGTTTGCCGAATCGGATTCGGGAGAGGGAATCGTTAATCCCGGAGGCTTTACCGGTTACATAATGGCCTTCCCGTATTATCACCTGTACAATCTCTATCTGGATCCGAAGGAAGAACACAACGTCTCCATAAGAAAACTGGTTTTCACAGATCTCTTCTTGGAAGCCATGAAGAAACATATTGACACATTCCTTGAATATCCACCTGTAGTTGAAATCATTACGGGTCACTAG
- a CDS encoding MarR family winged helix-turn-helix transcriptional regulator, with protein sequence MIFDDKIGSLFEKIASLHINLSRHARLALEPHGITYPQFGALLVLSSRGEMTQKQLSSHLETDTTNTMVICVGLEKKQLITREQSSEDKRANIVSITAKGREIFQKSMAVLRESYGPTANSISEKKRDTVNSVLDKLLESLNTLR encoded by the coding sequence ATGATCTTCGATGACAAGATTGGAAGCCTATTCGAGAAAATTGCTTCGTTGCACATAAACCTCAGCAGACATGCACGGCTTGCCCTGGAACCTCATGGTATTACCTACCCACAGTTCGGCGCACTGCTCGTTCTTTCAAGCCGCGGAGAGATGACCCAGAAGCAGCTCTCCTCACATCTCGAAACGGACACAACGAACACCATGGTGATATGTGTCGGACTGGAGAAGAAGCAGCTCATAACGAGAGAACAGTCCTCTGAAGACAAGCGGGCAAACATCGTCTCAATAACAGCAAAGGGAAGAGAGATATTTCAAAAGTCCATGGCAGTGCTTAGAGAGAGCTATGGTCCGACTGCTAATTCAATTTCGGAGAAGAAAAGAGACACGGTGAACTCAGTCCTGGACAAGTTACTTGAATCACTGAACACACTTCGGTAA
- a CDS encoding ArsR/SmtB family transcription factor translates to MNLEINVLKALADNTRYEIIKLLLRREFCVRALSRRLGISEPAVSQHLKVLRSAHLVKGHKKGYFTHYSVDRGKLKELSNQLAELCEESSDTLLSDSIAILQESISGSLDSSGESD, encoded by the coding sequence GTGAATCTCGAAATCAATGTATTGAAGGCACTTGCAGATAATACAAGGTACGAAATTATTAAGCTGCTTCTTCGGAGGGAGTTCTGCGTTAGAGCTCTTTCAAGAAGACTCGGTATTTCCGAGCCAGCCGTCTCTCAGCATCTTAAGGTGCTTCGGAGCGCGCATCTTGTCAAGGGTCATAAGAAAGGATATTTCACCCATTATTCTGTGGACAGAGGAAAGTTGAAGGAGTTGTCGAATCAACTTGCTGAGCTCTGTGAAGAATCTTCAGATACTCTTCTCTCTGACAGCATTGCAATTCTGCAGGAATCGATTAGCGGTAGTTTGGACTCCAGTGGGGAAAGCGATTAG
- a CDS encoding anaerobic sulfatase maturase, producing MAEGAVDRRTRESINAFHVMVKPTGALCNLDCAYCFYLHKQELINSRNVISDEVLERFIYEYINSQTVPEIVFTWQGGEPTLLGIDFFKKVVDYERLYCPPGKKIANDLQTNGTLLDEKWCSFLKEHNFLVGISIDGPERLHNVYRKSRSGGPTFQKVLNAVRLLHKYEILFNTLTAVNRINAKYPGEVYRFLRDTAGSTRMQFIPIAEPKVFKSSPTTFIPEDSMPITGSTEALPGKHASLVADWSVVPEDYGSFLNGVFDIWYREDIGKVFVFLFECALAQWLGMEASLCIFSETCGKALALEADGSLYSCDHFVYPEHRLGNIKDRRLLEMVTLTSQTVFGVSKAATLPEYCNKCEYLFACHGECPKNRFVKTPDGEPGLNYLCSGLKKYFSHIDPYMKKLAEEYRSRK from the coding sequence ATGGCAGAGGGCGCAGTCGATAGGAGAACGAGGGAAAGTATAAATGCGTTTCACGTTATGGTCAAACCCACGGGAGCCCTATGCAATCTCGACTGCGCCTACTGCTTTTATTTGCATAAACAGGAGCTTATAAACAGCAGAAACGTTATAAGCGACGAGGTCCTGGAGAGGTTCATCTATGAATACATCAACTCACAGACAGTTCCAGAGATAGTCTTCACCTGGCAGGGAGGGGAGCCCACACTACTTGGAATCGACTTCTTCAAAAAGGTTGTCGATTACGAGAGGCTTTACTGTCCTCCGGGCAAGAAGATTGCCAACGATCTCCAGACAAACGGAACGCTGCTGGATGAAAAGTGGTGCTCGTTTCTCAAAGAACACAACTTTCTCGTTGGAATAAGCATCGACGGCCCGGAGAGACTGCATAACGTCTACAGAAAAAGCAGGAGCGGCGGTCCGACCTTCCAGAAGGTCCTCAATGCTGTAAGACTTTTGCACAAGTACGAGATTCTTTTCAATACCCTGACCGCGGTTAACAGAATAAACGCGAAGTATCCTGGAGAGGTGTATCGCTTTTTGAGGGATACAGCCGGTTCAACCAGAATGCAGTTCATCCCTATAGCAGAACCGAAGGTATTCAAAAGTTCGCCCACTACATTCATTCCCGAAGACAGTATGCCGATTACAGGATCTACTGAAGCCCTGCCAGGTAAGCACGCTTCGCTCGTTGCCGACTGGTCGGTCGTTCCTGAAGACTACGGGAGTTTTCTCAACGGGGTTTTCGATATCTGGTACAGGGAGGATATTGGCAAGGTTTTTGTCTTCCTCTTTGAGTGTGCCCTTGCCCAGTGGCTCGGGATGGAGGCATCGTTGTGCATCTTCTCTGAAACTTGCGGAAAGGCACTTGCGCTGGAGGCCGATGGAAGCCTGTACTCCTGCGATCACTTTGTCTATCCCGAGCACAGGCTCGGAAACATTAAGGACCGGAGGTTGCTCGAAATGGTGACTTTGACATCACAGACTGTCTTCGGGGTTTCGAAAGCTGCCACACTGCCGGAATACTGCAACAAGTGCGAATACCTTTTCGCCTGTCACGGAGAATGCCCGAAGAACAGATTTGTCAAAACGCCAGACGGAGAACCGGGACTGAACTACCTTTGCTCCGGACTGAAAAAATACTTCTCCCATATAGATCCATACATGAAAAAGCTTGCCGAAGAGTATCGGTCGAGAAAGTGA
- a CDS encoding ABC transporter ATP-binding protein, translating to MGIIEVSGLSKNYNGFTAVKSIDFSVEKGEVFGFLGPNGAGKTTTINMLTGLARPTSGRIDIAGKDGIREIKKVQRLIGIVPDESNLYDDLSGYENLVFCSALYGVRKSEREEKARSLLKQFGLDDTGKRPFKAFSKGMKRKLTIAAGLIHDPEILFLDEPTTGIDVESARQIRSLVRELNDRGTTIFLTTHYIEEAERLCDRIGFIVGGRIVKIGTVADLMKEAQRENIVEFTLGSDPVDLKKQLIEEFSNVTINLRPGNTLRITSLEPIKLMPFMSFFGSRGIDVYEAKIVRPSLEEVFVKVTGIEVEKMKTEKEGKKK from the coding sequence TTGGGAATTATTGAAGTCTCCGGCCTTTCAAAAAACTACAACGGCTTCACTGCCGTGAAAAGTATCGACTTCTCGGTTGAAAAGGGAGAGGTATTCGGTTTCCTTGGACCTAACGGAGCCGGAAAGACTACTACGATAAACATGCTCACGGGTCTGGCAAGACCCACTTCGGGAAGGATCGATATTGCAGGCAAAGACGGTATCAGAGAGATCAAGAAGGTTCAGAGATTGATCGGGATTGTTCCTGATGAGAGCAACCTTTACGATGATCTTAGCGGCTATGAGAACCTTGTCTTCTGTTCGGCTCTCTATGGGGTTAGAAAGTCTGAAAGAGAAGAAAAGGCGAGGTCTCTGCTGAAGCAGTTTGGTCTTGATGATACAGGAAAGAGACCTTTCAAGGCTTTTTCAAAGGGGATGAAAAGAAAGCTCACGATCGCCGCGGGCTTAATTCACGATCCAGAGATTCTCTTCCTCGATGAACCCACTACAGGTATCGACGTCGAAAGCGCAAGGCAGATAAGGTCTTTGGTAAGAGAACTGAACGACCGGGGAACCACGATCTTTCTGACCACGCATTACATAGAAGAGGCCGAAAGGTTGTGCGATAGGATTGGTTTCATCGTCGGGGGAAGAATTGTAAAGATAGGTACCGTGGCCGACCTGATGAAAGAAGCTCAGAGAGAAAATATTGTTGAATTCACTCTTGGAAGTGATCCCGTTGATCTCAAGAAGCAATTGATTGAAGAGTTCAGCAACGTGACTATAAACCTCCGACCTGGTAACACACTTAGAATAACCTCTTTGGAGCCAATAAAACTGATGCCGTTTATGAGCTTCTTCGGTTCCCGTGGGATTGATGTGTACGAGGCGAAGATAGTCAGACCGTCCCTTGAGGAGGTCTTTGTTAAAGTGACCGGAATAGAGGTTGAGAAGATGAAGACAGAGAAAGAGGGGAAGAAAAAATGA
- a CDS encoding formate/nitrite transporter family protein has protein sequence MERSVVSPSENAESFVEIGFAKTNLTIVKEFVLGILGGAFIAFAAQGSNVAIHTIGSVGLSKTLAGALFATGLMMVVVSGAELFTGNSLIVISCLQKKSKWVSMFRNWLFVYLGNFAGSLLIAYFVLHSGQLGFSEGLLGGYTIKIAAYKTGLSFESAFFMGILCNWLVCIAIWMASASKDIAGKILAIFFPIWLFITSGFEHSVANMYYIPAGILAKANEEFAKAAISLGVSAEQIANLNWGTLFTKNLIPVTLGNIVGGAFFVGTIYWFVYLKKGKSAQ, from the coding sequence ATGGAAAGGTCTGTTGTAAGTCCTTCGGAAAATGCTGAGAGTTTTGTCGAGATAGGTTTTGCGAAAACCAATTTGACTATCGTGAAGGAATTCGTGCTGGGTATTCTGGGCGGTGCATTCATTGCATTTGCGGCGCAGGGGTCCAACGTGGCGATACACACTATCGGTTCAGTGGGACTTTCCAAGACCCTGGCAGGCGCATTATTTGCGACGGGCCTTATGATGGTAGTCGTTTCCGGAGCAGAGCTTTTCACGGGTAACAGTCTTATTGTCATTTCCTGTTTGCAAAAGAAGTCGAAATGGGTTTCTATGTTCAGGAACTGGCTCTTCGTTTACTTAGGAAACTTTGCGGGTTCCTTACTTATAGCTTACTTCGTTCTCCATTCAGGCCAGCTCGGCTTTTCCGAAGGTCTGCTGGGTGGATATACAATCAAGATTGCGGCTTATAAGACGGGTCTTAGTTTCGAAAGCGCATTCTTTATGGGGATTTTGTGCAACTGGCTCGTCTGCATAGCCATATGGATGGCATCCGCATCCAAAGACATAGCCGGCAAGATTCTCGCCATCTTCTTCCCGATATGGCTTTTCATTACCTCAGGCTTTGAACATTCCGTGGCAAACATGTATTATATTCCCGCAGGAATTCTCGCAAAGGCAAATGAAGAATTTGCCAAGGCCGCGATTTCTCTTGGAGTCAGTGCTGAGCAGATCGCCAATCTAAACTGGGGAACTCTCTTCACGAAGAATCTAATACCGGTGACTCTTGGAAACATCGTAGGAGGCGCTTTCTTTGTCGGTACAATCTACTGGTTTGTCTACTTGAAGAAAGGAAAGTCGGCACAATAA
- the ltrA gene encoding group II intron reverse transcriptase/maturase, translating to MRSYEIPKKVVLEAFKKVKENRGAEGIDEVSLEEFEADLDNNLYKIWNRMTSGSYFPPPVKAIEIEKKSGGKRVLGIPTVGDRVAQMVAKIYLNPLVDPYFHKDSYGYREGKSAIDALEVTRQRCWQYDWVLEFDIKGLFDNIDHELLMRAVKKHVKIPWLILYIERWLKAPFMQANGRVEERSKGTPQGGVISPVLANLFMHYAFDKWMERTHPDKPFARYADDGVIHCRTLEEARLLLESLKERMEECKLKLHPEKTRIVYCKDDKRKGEYPNTSFDFLGYTFRVRSCKARNGRIFYSFTPAVSEQAKKAMRQKIRRMRLQTKSYLSIEELSERINPVIRGWINYYGHFRRFEMYTVLSRLNKALVQWVRNKYKKRRGRTKAGKWLETLARREPRLFVHWTMGIFYTAG from the coding sequence ATGAGGTCGTATGAAATCCCCAAGAAAGTAGTACTGGAAGCATTCAAGAAAGTGAAAGAGAACAGAGGGGCAGAAGGAATAGACGAGGTAAGCCTGGAAGAGTTCGAAGCCGATCTTGACAACAATCTCTACAAGATTTGGAATCGAATGACCTCGGGCAGTTACTTTCCACCTCCAGTAAAAGCTATAGAGATAGAAAAGAAGAGTGGAGGAAAGAGAGTACTGGGAATCCCCACAGTGGGGGACAGAGTAGCCCAGATGGTAGCCAAAATCTATCTAAATCCCCTGGTAGATCCATACTTCCATAAGGACTCCTACGGATACAGGGAGGGAAAGTCAGCGATAGATGCCCTTGAAGTAACGAGGCAGAGATGCTGGCAGTATGACTGGGTACTGGAATTCGACATTAAAGGACTGTTCGACAACATAGACCATGAACTACTAATGAGGGCAGTCAAGAAACATGTGAAGATTCCATGGCTAATACTCTACATAGAGAGATGGCTGAAAGCACCCTTTATGCAAGCGAATGGAAGAGTCGAAGAGAGGAGCAAGGGAACGCCACAGGGAGGGGTAATAAGCCCTGTACTGGCTAACCTCTTCATGCATTACGCCTTCGACAAGTGGATGGAGAGAACTCATCCGGATAAGCCCTTTGCCAGATACGCAGATGATGGAGTGATACACTGTAGAACTCTGGAGGAAGCCCGGCTTCTTCTTGAAAGTCTCAAAGAAAGAATGGAAGAATGCAAACTAAAGCTTCATCCAGAGAAGACCCGTATTGTCTACTGCAAAGACGATAAAAGGAAGGGCGAGTATCCAAATACAAGCTTTGACTTTCTAGGATACACCTTCAGAGTCCGTAGCTGCAAAGCCAGAAACGGGAGGATCTTCTACAGCTTCACCCCTGCAGTGAGTGAACAGGCAAAGAAGGCGATGAGACAGAAGATCCGGAGAATGAGACTTCAAACCAAGTCATACCTGAGTATTGAAGAACTCTCAGAAAGAATCAACCCGGTAATAAGAGGTTGGATAAACTACTATGGACACTTTCGCAGATTTGAGATGTATACAGTACTGAGTCGGCTAAACAAAGCCTTAGTTCAGTGGGTAAGAAACAAGTACAAGAAAAGGAGAGGTCGTACAAAAGCGGGTAAATGGCTAGAAACTCTTGCTCGCAGGGAGCCTCGTCTATTTGTACACTGGACAATGGGGATATTCTATACGGCTGGATAA
- a CDS encoding ABC transporter permease — protein MSGVAYWTILMKDMKNYYLKPPNISWGIVFPISWTLMFFVRSGSDVEIRDILPGVMALSVLFGTTSMLAVTITFERKSRSFERLLLAPISLKLLMLAKTTGAILFGIINAFVPVLFALLIVDLSGINWFLVSVSVLLIAVTSTFLGLFIAVSASEVFEAQTFSNFFRFPMMFLCGLFIPIENLPAFLRPFSFVLPLTYGADSLKHAINRNGIIDPLASVFILLGFAALLFLISTRNIERRWIY, from the coding sequence ATGAGTGGAGTAGCCTACTGGACAATCCTTATGAAGGATATGAAGAACTACTATTTGAAGCCACCAAACATAAGCTGGGGAATTGTGTTTCCTATCTCATGGACCCTCATGTTCTTTGTGCGATCGGGAAGCGACGTAGAAATAAGAGACATTTTGCCGGGGGTTATGGCTCTCTCCGTTCTCTTTGGGACTACATCGATGCTTGCAGTTACGATAACTTTCGAACGAAAAAGTAGGTCATTTGAACGCTTGCTTCTAGCTCCCATAAGCCTCAAGCTTCTAATGCTTGCAAAAACCACTGGGGCAATACTTTTCGGAATTATCAACGCTTTTGTTCCGGTTCTCTTTGCCCTCTTGATTGTCGACCTATCTGGAATAAACTGGTTCCTGGTTTCAGTTAGTGTGCTGCTAATTGCCGTGACTTCGACCTTTCTTGGTCTTTTCATAGCAGTTTCGGCTAGCGAAGTATTCGAAGCGCAGACGTTTTCTAACTTCTTCCGTTTTCCTATGATGTTTCTTTGTGGTCTCTTCATCCCTATAGAGAATCTGCCGGCGTTTTTGAGACCATTTTCCTTCGTCCTTCCACTGACCTATGGTGCCGATTCTCTTAAACACGCTATAAACAGAAATGGAATCATAGATCCTCTGGCGAGCGTTTTTATATTGCTGGGCTTTGCCGCACTGCTCTTTTTAATAAGTACGCGGAATATTGAGAGAAGATGGATCTACTAG